In Papaver somniferum cultivar HN1 chromosome 1, ASM357369v1, whole genome shotgun sequence, a genomic segment contains:
- the LOC113318903 gene encoding ribulose bisphosphate carboxylase small chain 1, chloroplastic-like: MASSMISSAAVASVRSSAPAQASMVAPFSGLKSVSAFPVTRKSNDITSVASNGGRVNCMQVWPPTGLKKFETLSYLPPLTVEQLSKEVDYLLRNGWVPCLEFDARGFVYREHGNTPGYYDGRYWTMWKLPMFGCTDASQVIKELEEAKAAYPGSFIRIIGFDNVRQVQCVSFIAYKPESTSYEQ, translated from the exons atggcTTCTTCAATGATTTCCTCTGCTGCAGTCGCCTCCGTAAGGAGCTCCGCTCCCGCTCAAGCTAGCATGGTTGCACCATTCAGCGGCTTGAAATCCGTCTCCGCATTCCCAGTTACCCGCAAATCAAACGATATCACCTCCGTTGCCAGCAACGGTGGAAGAGTTAACTGCATGCAG GTGTGGCCACCAACTGGTTTGAAGAAGTTTGAGACCCTCTCATACCTTCCCCCATTGACTGTCGAGCAACTATCAAAGGAAGTCGACTACCTTCTCCGTAATGGATGGGTTCCCTGTTTGGAATTCGACGCCAGAGGATTCGTCTACAGAGAACACGGTAACACCCCTGGATATTATGATGGTCGTTACTGGACAATGTGGAAGCTACCCATGTTCGGTTGTACCGACGCTTCCCAGGTTATCAAGGAGCTAGAAGAGGCCAAGGCTGCATACCCTGGATCTTTCATCAGAATCATCGGATTCGACAACGTTCGTCAAGTACAATGTGTTAGTTTCATCGCATACAAGCCCGAGAGCACCAGCTACGAACAGTAA